A part of Saccopteryx bilineata isolate mSacBil1 chromosome 10, mSacBil1_pri_phased_curated, whole genome shotgun sequence genomic DNA contains:
- the ACAA1 gene encoding 3-ketoacyl-CoA thiolase, peroxisomal, translated as MRRMQVVLGHLNGRRDLDSQPALQAAPCWSSAARMSPEDVVVVHGRRTAIGRGGRGGFKDTTPDELLSAVLTAVLQDVNLSPAQLGDICVGNVLQPGAGALMARIAQFLSDIPETVPLSAVNRQCSSGLQAVANIAGGIRNGSYDIGMACGVESMSLADRGNPGNITSRLVEKDKARDCLIPMGITSENVAERFGISREKQDAFALASQKQAARAQSKGCFQAEIVPVTTTVRDDKGNERRITVAQDEGIRPNTTMEGLAKLKPAFKQGGSTTAGNSSQVSDGAAAILLARRSKAEELGLPILGVLRSYAVVGVPPDVMGIGPAYAIPVALQKAGLKVQDVDIFEINEAFASQAVYCMEKLGLPREKVNPLGGAVALGHPLGCTGARQVVTLLNELKRRGKRAYGVVSMCIGTGMGAAAVFEYPGH; from the exons ATGCGGAGGATGCAAGTGGTGCTAGGCCACCTGAATGGCCGGCGTGATTTGGACTCGCAGCCGGCGCTGCAGGCCGCGCCATGCTGGAGCAGCGCTGCGCGGATGTCGCCCGAGGACGTGGTCGTGGTGCACGGGCGGCGGACGGCCATTGGCCGAGGGGGCCGTGGCGGCTTTAAG GACACCACTCCCGACGAACTTCTCTCGGCCGTCCTGACCGCAGTTCTCCAGGACGTGAACCTGAGCCCGGCCCAACTGGGAGACATCTGCGTGG GAAATGTGCTCCAGCCGGGGGCCGGGGCACTCATGGCCCGAATCGCCCAGTTCCTGAG TGACATCCCAGAGACTGTGCCTTTGAGCGCTGTCAATAGACAGTGTTCTTCAGGGCTCCAGGCAGTGGCCAACATAGCTG GTGGCATCAGAAATGGGTCTTATGACATTGGCATGGCTTGTGG gGTAGAATCCATGTCCCTGGCTGACAGAGGGAACCCTGGAAATATTACTTCACGCTTGGTGGAGAAGGACAAGGCCAGGGATTGCCTGATTCCTATGGG GATAACCTCAGAGAACGTAGCTGAGCGGTTTGGTATTTCCCGGGAGAAGCAGGATGCCTTCGCACTGGCTTCCCAGAAACA GGCGGCCAGAGCCCAGAGCAAGGGCTGCTTCCAAGCCGAGATTGTGCCGGTGACCACCACGGTCCGTGATGACAAGGGCAACGAGAGGCGCATCACTGTGGCCCAGGATGAGGGCATCCGCCCCAACACCACCATGGAGGGCCTGGCCAAACTGAAGCCTGCCTTCAAGCAGGGCGGCTCCACCACTGCTG GAAACTCTAGCCAGGTGAGCGATGGGGCAGCTGCCATCCTGCTGGCCCGGAGGTCCAAGGCAGAAGAATTGGGCCTTCCCATCCTTGGGGTCCTGAGGTCCTACGCAGTGGTTGGGGTCCCGCCTGACGTCATGGGCATTGGACCTGCCTATGCCATCCCTGTAGCTTTGCAAAAAGCAG GGCTGAAGGTGCAGGACGTGGACATCTTTGAGATCAATGAGGCCTTtgcaagccag GCTGTCTACTGTATGGAGAAGCTAGGACTGCCCCGGGAGAAGGTGAACCCTCTGGGGGGCGCTGTGGCCTTGGGCCACCCACTGGGCTGCACTGGGGCTCGACAGGTCGTCACGCTGCTCAACGAGCTGAAGCGCCGTGGGAAGAG GGCATACGGGGTGGTGTCCATGTGTATCGGGACAGGGATGGGAGCCGCTGCCGTCTTTGAGTACCCCGGACACTGA